The following coding sequences are from one Panicum hallii strain FIL2 chromosome 5, PHallii_v3.1, whole genome shotgun sequence window:
- the LOC112893557 gene encoding cysteine-rich receptor-like protein kinase 2 isoform X1, which yields MSCCCYFLVLVMIACLSSWTTTTTLADPRATVVREFCNKTRDDGPGAVWANNFVVSFDNLNSDLEQKGWGITSVGQDPITFYALVQCLEDLSKVDCTLCYSEIRSLLPKCYPEIGGRIYLDGCFMRYANYSFFDEIMDSLDTSVCSSSNHSSDQQGFSSAVNTVLSNVTTLAVKSNRGFAVSSAFRSMEVAAYALGQCWENLNTSSCAACLSAAAASVAKCAPAEEGRALFAGCFIRYSTAPFWNTEDSVSRLSSKKRVVLWTVLSSSVCVILVLIISVLAWQKKKARQARERSLKAADLYGSELPARISQSGLNFSYKDLKKATCSFDLTNKIGQGSNGTVYKAILPGGNEVAAKRLFLNTKQCIDQFFNEVDVISQVRHKNLVKLLGCSVDGPESFLIYEYHFNRSLDLFIFTDDQNRHLDWKQRFDIIYGIAEGLCYLHEESETRIIHRDIKASNVLLDQKLKPKITDFGLARVLCGDRTHLTTGIAGTVGYMAPEYVVHGHLTKKADVYSFGVLVIEIVTGKRCCGSTGSHSGHSLLAEVWLSYKANTVEKIVDARLRQQVGAFEEITRVVQVGLLCTQANPDERPAMSRVVELLRDRDGARGDAGFVLGGPPFFEVDVAGGGGGNEASTLLPTCPD from the exons ATGAGTTGTTGCTGTTattttcttgttcttgtcatGATTGCTTGTTTGTCCTCCTGGACGACAACCACTACCCTGGCTGATCCTCGGGCAACGGTGGTTCGTGAGTTCTGCAACAAAACCCGAGATGACGGCCCTGGAGCAGTTTGGGCCAACAACTTTGTCGTTTCCTTCGACAACTTGAACTCAGATCTTGAGCAAAAGGGATGGGGGATAACTTCCGTTGGGCAAGATCCTATTACCTTCTATGCGCTTGTGCAATGTCTGGAAGATCTCAGCAAGGTCGACTGCACGCTCTGCTACTCAGAAATAAGGTCTCTTCTACCAAAATGCTATCCTGAAATTGGAGGCCGGATATATCTTGATGGCTGCTTCATGAGGTATGCAAATTACTCTTTCTTTGACGAGATCATGGACTCGTTGGACACAAGTGTGTGCTCCTCCAGTAACCACAGCTCAGACCAGCAGGGTTTTAGTTCTGCTGTGAATACTGTGTTGAGTAATGTCACTACCTTGGCTGTCAAGAGCAACAGAGGATTTGCAGTTAGTTCAGCTTTTAGATCAATGGAAGTTGCAGCTTATGCACTTGGTCAGTGCTGGGAGAACCTGAACACTTCGAGCTGTGCAGCCTGCCTCAGTGCAGCTGCAGCATCGGTGGCCAAGTGTGCACCAGCAGAGGAAGGCCGTGCACTCTTTGCTGGCTGCTTCATTAGATATTCGACAGCACCTTTTTGGAACACAGAGGATTCTGTGTCAAGGCTCAGCTCAAAGAAACGGGTTGTTCTTTGGACAGTCCTGAGTTCCTCTGTTTGTGTCATACTTGTACTTATCATCTCAGTATTGGCATGGCAGAAGAAGAAAGCTCGTCAGGCAAGAGAAAGATCACTGAAAG CTGCAGATTTGTATGGCTCTGAACTTCCTGCGAGGATTTCTCAATCAGGTCTGAATTTCAGTTATAAGGATTTAAAGAAAGCAACATGTTCGTTCGATTTAACGAACAAGATAGGCCAAGGCAGCAACGGTACTGTGTACAAG GCTATTCTTCCTGGTGGGAATGAAGTCGCTGCAAAGAGATTGTTCCTGAACACAAAACAGTGTATCGATCAGTTCTTCAATGAAGTTGATGTGATAAGCCAAGTGCGTCACAAAAATTTGGTGAAATTGCTTGGATGCAGTGTCGATGGCCCAGAAAGCTTCTTGATATATGAGTACCACTTCAACAGGAGCTTAGATCTGTTCATATTCA CTGATGACCAGAACAGGCATTTGGATTGGAAACAAAGGTTTGATATTATTTATGGCATAGCAGAGGGTCTATGCTACCTCCACGAAGAATCAGAAACTCGGATCATTCACCGGGACATCAAAGCCAGCAATGTCCTCTTGGATCAAAAGCTGAAGCCAAAAATCACCGACTTCGGGCTTGCTCGAGTCCTCTGCGGTGACAGAACACATCTTACGACAGGAATCGCTGGGACTGT TGGTTACATGGCTCCTGAGTATGTTGTGCACGGACATCTCACCAAGAAGGCAGATGTGTACAGCTTCGGCGTGCTGGTTATCGAGATCGTCACCGGGAAGCGGTGTTGTGGGTCGACGGGGTCTCACTCCGGGCATTCACTTTTGGCAGAG GTGTGGCTTAGTTACAAGGCTAACACGGTGGAGAAGATCGTTGACGCGAGACTGCGGCAGCAGGTGGGCGCCTTCGAAGAAATCACGCGCGTTGTGCAGGTCGGGCTGCTGTGCACACAGGCCAACCCCGACGAGCGGCCGGCCATGTCGAGAGTGGTGGAGCTGCTGAGGGACAGGGACGGAGCACGTGGCGACGCGGGGTTCGTCCTGGGCGGCCCGCCGTTCTTCGAGGTCGACGTGGCGGGAGGTGGTGGCGGCAATGAAGCATCCACGCTGTTGCCCACTTGCCCTGATTGA
- the LOC112893557 gene encoding cysteine-rich receptor-like protein kinase 2 isoform X3 yields the protein MLAQDPITFYALVQCLEDLSKVDCTLCYSEIRSLLPKCYPEIGGRIYLDGCFMRYANYSFFDEIMDSLDTSVCSSSNHSSDQQGFSSAVNTVLSNVTTLAVKSNRGFAVSSAFRSMEVAAYALGQCWENLNTSSCAACLSAAAASVAKCAPAEEGRALFAGCFIRYSTAPFWNTEDSVSRLSSKKRVVLWTVLSSSVCVILVLIISVLAWQKKKARQARERSLKAADLYGSELPARISQSGLNFSYKDLKKATCSFDLTNKIGQGSNGTVYKAILPGGNEVAAKRLFLNTKQCIDQFFNEVDVISQVRHKNLVKLLGCSVDGPESFLIYEYHFNRSLDLFIFTDDQNRHLDWKQRFDIIYGIAEGLCYLHEESETRIIHRDIKASNVLLDQKLKPKITDFGLARVLCGDRTHLTTGIAGTVGYMAPEYVVHGHLTKKADVYSFGVLVIEIVTGKRCCGSTGSHSGHSLLAEVWLSYKANTVEKIVDARLRQQVGAFEEITRVVQVGLLCTQANPDERPAMSRVVELLRDRDGARGDAGFVLGGPPFFEVDVAGGGGGNEASTLLPTCPD from the exons ATGCTTGC GCAAGATCCTATTACCTTCTATGCGCTTGTGCAATGTCTGGAAGATCTCAGCAAGGTCGACTGCACGCTCTGCTACTCAGAAATAAGGTCTCTTCTACCAAAATGCTATCCTGAAATTGGAGGCCGGATATATCTTGATGGCTGCTTCATGAGGTATGCAAATTACTCTTTCTTTGACGAGATCATGGACTCGTTGGACACAAGTGTGTGCTCCTCCAGTAACCACAGCTCAGACCAGCAGGGTTTTAGTTCTGCTGTGAATACTGTGTTGAGTAATGTCACTACCTTGGCTGTCAAGAGCAACAGAGGATTTGCAGTTAGTTCAGCTTTTAGATCAATGGAAGTTGCAGCTTATGCACTTGGTCAGTGCTGGGAGAACCTGAACACTTCGAGCTGTGCAGCCTGCCTCAGTGCAGCTGCAGCATCGGTGGCCAAGTGTGCACCAGCAGAGGAAGGCCGTGCACTCTTTGCTGGCTGCTTCATTAGATATTCGACAGCACCTTTTTGGAACACAGAGGATTCTGTGTCAAGGCTCAGCTCAAAGAAACGGGTTGTTCTTTGGACAGTCCTGAGTTCCTCTGTTTGTGTCATACTTGTACTTATCATCTCAGTATTGGCATGGCAGAAGAAGAAAGCTCGTCAGGCAAGAGAAAGATCACTGAAAG CTGCAGATTTGTATGGCTCTGAACTTCCTGCGAGGATTTCTCAATCAGGTCTGAATTTCAGTTATAAGGATTTAAAGAAAGCAACATGTTCGTTCGATTTAACGAACAAGATAGGCCAAGGCAGCAACGGTACTGTGTACAAG GCTATTCTTCCTGGTGGGAATGAAGTCGCTGCAAAGAGATTGTTCCTGAACACAAAACAGTGTATCGATCAGTTCTTCAATGAAGTTGATGTGATAAGCCAAGTGCGTCACAAAAATTTGGTGAAATTGCTTGGATGCAGTGTCGATGGCCCAGAAAGCTTCTTGATATATGAGTACCACTTCAACAGGAGCTTAGATCTGTTCATATTCA CTGATGACCAGAACAGGCATTTGGATTGGAAACAAAGGTTTGATATTATTTATGGCATAGCAGAGGGTCTATGCTACCTCCACGAAGAATCAGAAACTCGGATCATTCACCGGGACATCAAAGCCAGCAATGTCCTCTTGGATCAAAAGCTGAAGCCAAAAATCACCGACTTCGGGCTTGCTCGAGTCCTCTGCGGTGACAGAACACATCTTACGACAGGAATCGCTGGGACTGT TGGTTACATGGCTCCTGAGTATGTTGTGCACGGACATCTCACCAAGAAGGCAGATGTGTACAGCTTCGGCGTGCTGGTTATCGAGATCGTCACCGGGAAGCGGTGTTGTGGGTCGACGGGGTCTCACTCCGGGCATTCACTTTTGGCAGAG GTGTGGCTTAGTTACAAGGCTAACACGGTGGAGAAGATCGTTGACGCGAGACTGCGGCAGCAGGTGGGCGCCTTCGAAGAAATCACGCGCGTTGTGCAGGTCGGGCTGCTGTGCACACAGGCCAACCCCGACGAGCGGCCGGCCATGTCGAGAGTGGTGGAGCTGCTGAGGGACAGGGACGGAGCACGTGGCGACGCGGGGTTCGTCCTGGGCGGCCCGCCGTTCTTCGAGGTCGACGTGGCGGGAGGTGGTGGCGGCAATGAAGCATCCACGCTGTTGCCCACTTGCCCTGATTGA
- the LOC112893557 gene encoding cysteine-rich receptor-like protein kinase 2 isoform X2 — MSCCCYFLVLVMIACLSSWTTTTTLADPRATVVREFCNKTRDDGPGAVWANNFVVSFDNLNSDLEQKGWGITSVGQDPITFYALVQCLEDLSKVDCTLCYSEIRSLLPKCYPEIGGRIYLDGCFMRYANYSFFDEIMDSLDTSVCSSSNHSSDQQGFSSAVNTVLSNVTTLAVKSNRGFAVSSAFRSMEVAAYALGQCWENLNTSSCAACLSAAAASVAKCAPAEEGRALFAGCFIRYSTAPFWNTEDSVSRLSSKKRVVLWTVLSSSVCVILVLIISVLAWQKKKARQARERSLKDLYGSELPARISQSGLNFSYKDLKKATCSFDLTNKIGQGSNGTVYKAILPGGNEVAAKRLFLNTKQCIDQFFNEVDVISQVRHKNLVKLLGCSVDGPESFLIYEYHFNRSLDLFIFTDDQNRHLDWKQRFDIIYGIAEGLCYLHEESETRIIHRDIKASNVLLDQKLKPKITDFGLARVLCGDRTHLTTGIAGTVGYMAPEYVVHGHLTKKADVYSFGVLVIEIVTGKRCCGSTGSHSGHSLLAEVWLSYKANTVEKIVDARLRQQVGAFEEITRVVQVGLLCTQANPDERPAMSRVVELLRDRDGARGDAGFVLGGPPFFEVDVAGGGGGNEASTLLPTCPD; from the exons ATGAGTTGTTGCTGTTattttcttgttcttgtcatGATTGCTTGTTTGTCCTCCTGGACGACAACCACTACCCTGGCTGATCCTCGGGCAACGGTGGTTCGTGAGTTCTGCAACAAAACCCGAGATGACGGCCCTGGAGCAGTTTGGGCCAACAACTTTGTCGTTTCCTTCGACAACTTGAACTCAGATCTTGAGCAAAAGGGATGGGGGATAACTTCCGTTGGGCAAGATCCTATTACCTTCTATGCGCTTGTGCAATGTCTGGAAGATCTCAGCAAGGTCGACTGCACGCTCTGCTACTCAGAAATAAGGTCTCTTCTACCAAAATGCTATCCTGAAATTGGAGGCCGGATATATCTTGATGGCTGCTTCATGAGGTATGCAAATTACTCTTTCTTTGACGAGATCATGGACTCGTTGGACACAAGTGTGTGCTCCTCCAGTAACCACAGCTCAGACCAGCAGGGTTTTAGTTCTGCTGTGAATACTGTGTTGAGTAATGTCACTACCTTGGCTGTCAAGAGCAACAGAGGATTTGCAGTTAGTTCAGCTTTTAGATCAATGGAAGTTGCAGCTTATGCACTTGGTCAGTGCTGGGAGAACCTGAACACTTCGAGCTGTGCAGCCTGCCTCAGTGCAGCTGCAGCATCGGTGGCCAAGTGTGCACCAGCAGAGGAAGGCCGTGCACTCTTTGCTGGCTGCTTCATTAGATATTCGACAGCACCTTTTTGGAACACAGAGGATTCTGTGTCAAGGCTCAGCTCAAAGAAACGGGTTGTTCTTTGGACAGTCCTGAGTTCCTCTGTTTGTGTCATACTTGTACTTATCATCTCAGTATTGGCATGGCAGAAGAAGAAAGCTCGTCAGGCAAGAGAAAGATCACTGAAAG ATTTGTATGGCTCTGAACTTCCTGCGAGGATTTCTCAATCAGGTCTGAATTTCAGTTATAAGGATTTAAAGAAAGCAACATGTTCGTTCGATTTAACGAACAAGATAGGCCAAGGCAGCAACGGTACTGTGTACAAG GCTATTCTTCCTGGTGGGAATGAAGTCGCTGCAAAGAGATTGTTCCTGAACACAAAACAGTGTATCGATCAGTTCTTCAATGAAGTTGATGTGATAAGCCAAGTGCGTCACAAAAATTTGGTGAAATTGCTTGGATGCAGTGTCGATGGCCCAGAAAGCTTCTTGATATATGAGTACCACTTCAACAGGAGCTTAGATCTGTTCATATTCA CTGATGACCAGAACAGGCATTTGGATTGGAAACAAAGGTTTGATATTATTTATGGCATAGCAGAGGGTCTATGCTACCTCCACGAAGAATCAGAAACTCGGATCATTCACCGGGACATCAAAGCCAGCAATGTCCTCTTGGATCAAAAGCTGAAGCCAAAAATCACCGACTTCGGGCTTGCTCGAGTCCTCTGCGGTGACAGAACACATCTTACGACAGGAATCGCTGGGACTGT TGGTTACATGGCTCCTGAGTATGTTGTGCACGGACATCTCACCAAGAAGGCAGATGTGTACAGCTTCGGCGTGCTGGTTATCGAGATCGTCACCGGGAAGCGGTGTTGTGGGTCGACGGGGTCTCACTCCGGGCATTCACTTTTGGCAGAG GTGTGGCTTAGTTACAAGGCTAACACGGTGGAGAAGATCGTTGACGCGAGACTGCGGCAGCAGGTGGGCGCCTTCGAAGAAATCACGCGCGTTGTGCAGGTCGGGCTGCTGTGCACACAGGCCAACCCCGACGAGCGGCCGGCCATGTCGAGAGTGGTGGAGCTGCTGAGGGACAGGGACGGAGCACGTGGCGACGCGGGGTTCGTCCTGGGCGGCCCGCCGTTCTTCGAGGTCGACGTGGCGGGAGGTGGTGGCGGCAATGAAGCATCCACGCTGTTGCCCACTTGCCCTGATTGA
- the LOC112893556 gene encoding cysteine-rich receptor-like protein kinase 2 has product MAPLPEPSLALPLPLALAILLVLCPAASADPRASVAGQACAPGTAVSGSALADNFVPAMDDLNTNVSAHGFGTSAVGSRGPNTVFGLGQCLRDLSPVDCKLCFAEVRSLLPKCYPRVGGRLYLDGCFGRYGNYSFFGEALDAAADTAVCGSAAEGGNYTGAAGPLAFGAAVRAALANVTTAAAAPGSLGFGAGSAASGGATAFALAQCWESLNDTACAQCLRAASGAVATCAPATEGRALFAGCYIRYSMRLFWNVNATAGSGSSGNNGVIWILVGSFLGVFAVVLIIAFLAWKKRILRRKNGCNSFIDMYGDGLPVRIAQSSLNFKYEELRKATNYFDPSNKLGQGSCGAVYKAVLLDGKEVAVKRLFLNTRQWVDQFFNEVDLISQVRHKNLVRLLGCSMNGPESLLVYEYYFNKSLDLFFFDTSRRRNLTWDLRVDIIQGVAEGLSYLHEESETRIIHRDIKASNILLDDKLKPKITDFGLARAFGEDVTHLTTGVAGTLGYMAPEYIVHGHLTEKADVFSYGVLVLEIVTGKRCSSSNGSHGGQVLLTKVWKHYKDNTIEMIVDRSIYEDNIRDEVMHILQIGLLCTQANPDDRPTMGKVVELLRNHRNDLEIVLSDPPFLNVEPVENMQEGEHSRLLSTNSAPSLSGSSRSYLSGR; this is encoded by the exons ATGGCGCCGCTGCCCGAACCCAGCCTCgcgctcccgctcccgctcGCCCTCGCCATCCTCCTCGTGCTCTGCCCCGCGGCGTCGGCCGACCCGCGCGCGTCCGTGGCGGGGCAGGCCTGCGCGCCCGGCACGGCCGTCTCCGGCTCCGCGCTGGCCGACAACTTCGTGCCCGCCATGGACGACCTCAACACCAACGTCAGCGCGCACGGCTTCGGCACCTCCGCCGTCGGCTCGCGGGGCCCCAACACCGTCTTCGGCCTCGGCCAGTGCCTGCGCGACCTCTCCCCCGTCGACTGCAAGCTCTGCTTCGCCGAGGTGCGCTCGCTGCTCCCCAAGTGCTACCCGCGGGTCGGGGGGCGGCTCTACCTCGACGGCTGCTTCGGGAGGTACGGCAACTACTCATTCTTCGGGGAGGCCCTCGACGCCGCCGCGGACACCGCCGTCTGCGGCTCCGCCGCGGAGGGAGGGAACTACACGGGCGCCGCCGGTCCGCTGGCGTTCGGTGCCGCCGTGCGCGCCGCGCTGGCGAACgtcaccacggccgccgcggcgccggggaGCCTGGGTTTCGGGGCCGGGTCGGCGGCGTCTGGTGGCGCCACGGCGTTCGCGCTCGCGCAGTGCTGGGAGAGCCTCAACGACACCGCGTGCGCCCAGTGCCTCCGCGCCGCGTCCGGCGCCGTGGCGACGTGCGCGCCGGCGACGGAGGGCCGCGCGCTCTTCGCCGGCTGTTACATCCGCTACTCCATGCGGCTCTTCTGGAATGTCAACGCCACGGCGGGCTCGGGTTCGTCAG GAAACAATGGTGTCATTTGGATATTGGTGGGTTCCTTTCTTGGTGTTTTTGCAGTTGTCCTCATTATTGCTTTTCTGGCATGGAAGAAAAGAATTCTCAGGAGAAAAAATGGATGCAACTCATTTATAG ATATGTATGGAGATGGACTCCCTGTGAGAATTGCACAGTCTAGTTTGAATTTCAAATATGAGGAGTTAAGAAAAGCAACAAATTATTTTGATCCATCAAACAAACTTGGTCAAGGAAGCTGTGGAGCTGTATACAAG GCTGTTCTTCTGGATGGTAAGGAAGTAGCTGTCAAGAGACTATTCCTAAATACGCGGCAATGGGTTGATCAGTTTTTCAATGAAGTTGACCTAATAAGTCAAGTTCGTCATAAGAATCTAGTTAGGTTGCTTGGCTGCAGCATGAATGGTCCAGAGAGTTTACTTGTTTATGAATACTACTTCAACAAGAGCCTTGATCTCTTCTTTTTTG ATACAAGTCGTAGAAGAAATTTAACCTGGGATCTCAGGGTCGATATCATTCAAGGAGTTGCCGAGGGACTTTCTTATCTCCATGAGGAGTCAGAAACACGGATTATCCACCGAGACATCAAAGCTAGTAATATTCTGTTGGACGATAAGTTGAAGCCCAAAATAACAGATTTTGGCCTTGCAAGAGCTTTTGGAGAAGATGTTACTCATCTTACTACTGGTGTTGCCGGAACACT AGGCTACATGGCTCCTGAATACATAGTGCATGGTCATCTGACAGAGAAGGCTGATGTCTTCAGCTATGGTGTTCTTGTTCTCGAGATTGTAACAGGGAAAAGATGTAGCAGCTCAAATGGTTCACATGGAGGACAGGTCTTGTTAACGAAG GTATGGAAACACTACAAGGACAACACAATTGAGATGATTGTTGATCGAAGCATCTATGAAGACAATATCAGGGATGAGGTCATGCATATACTGCAGATTGGACTGCTATGCACCCAAGCAAATCCTGATGACAGGCCTACAATGGGGAAGGTGGTGGAGTTGCTAAGAAACCACAGGAATGATTTGGAGATTGTCTTAAGTGATCCTCCATTTCTGAATGTCGAGCCTGTCGAGAAcatgcaagaaggggagcatTCACGATTGTTGTCCACAAATTCTGCTCCTTCACTGTCAGGCTCGTCTCGATCTTACTTAAGTGGGAGATAA